The Macrobrachium nipponense isolate FS-2020 chromosome 46, ASM1510439v2, whole genome shotgun sequence genome has a segment encoding these proteins:
- the LOC135214924 gene encoding tRNA (cytosine(72)-C(5))-methyltransferase NSUN6-like: MEKSAQNLHQESTCQAQFTPGKFNPLSDEIVQYILTSSGVLPLKESHDAATKKTEESFSDFLKYFAVLSMPPKYTTVRVNLRKLPLGDALADIECYVNGKCKTNHKSSVYPHPVIPDVIIIESNGIRNVTPETKEVIVGRKCGSAVLRGANVFAPGVMGATPGLKTGEKVAVYSDLDDKCLRGSKAYKGHKMFLGNGIAEKGRLELFRDPKPNGLAVVMDEKVFDCPSFGDFRSDVFYLQNLPSVLCSYVLGPELNGVVLDMCAAPGGKTTHLAAMVGNHGKVIAIDRSKRKVEQIEESAKKLGLGNIHAFVYDSCSLVKENVESESEKLKANDERHEPVSSRNKLVLSPPYAPSSFKWILLDAPCSALGQRPQMQTKCSLKELKSFPVVQQQLLANAVKLLKSGGALVYSTCTIVPEENEKMVRWVLDHFKDVELIDSQPKIGQPGLRNCGLDSYQCRKVQRFGFVDNEGDVPHSYPTDYDRDTIGFFIASFRKL; this comes from the coding sequence ATGGAAAAATCGGCCCAGAATTTGCATCAAGAGAGTACTTGCCAGGCACAGTTTACTCCAGGCAAGTTTAATCCTCTTTCAGATGAGATTGTGCAATATATATTAACTTCATCCGGTGTACTACCATTAAAGGAGAGCCACGATGCTGCAaccaagaaaactgaagaatCATTTAGTGATTTCCTGAAGTATTTTGCTGTTTTATCCATGCCCCCAAAATATACTACAGTGCGAGTAAATTTGCGCAAATTGCCTTTGGGAGATGCACTAGCAGATATTGAATGCTATGTAAATGGAAAATGCAAGACAAATCATAAGTCTTCAGTGTATCCACATCCAGTGATTCCAGATGTTATTATAATTGAATCGAACGGCATAAGAAATGTTACTCCTGAGACTAAAGAGGTTATTGTCGGACGAAAATGTGGCTCAGCAGTGCTTCGTGGGGCGAATGTGTTTGCCCCGGGTGTTATGGGAGCCACACCTGGTCTTAAGACAGGAGAAAAGGTCGCAGTTTATTCAGATTTAGATGATAAATGCTTGAGAGGCAGTAAAGCTTACAAAGGGCACAAAATGTTTCTGGGAAATGGTATAGCTGAAAAAGGGAGATTGGAACTATTTCGTGATCCAAAGCCTAATGGCCTGGCTGTAGTGATGGACGAAAAGGTTTTTGATTGTCCTAGTTTTGGCGATTTTCGAAgtgatgttttttatttacaaaatttgccTTCTGTTTTGTGTAGTTATGTGCTGGGACCAGAGCTAAATGGAGTTGTACTAGATATGTGTGCAGCACCAGGTGGAAAAACTACTCACTTAGCTGCAATGGTTGGTAATCATGGAAAAGTAATAGCTATTGATAGGTCAAAAAGGAAAGTTGAACAGATAGAAGAAAGTGCAAAGAAACTAGGCCTAGGAAATATTCATGCTTTTGTGTATGATAGCTGtagtttagtaaaagaaaatgttGAGTCCGAGAGTGAAAAGCTAAAGGCAAATGACGAAAGACATGAACCTGTCAGCAGTAGAAATAAACTCGTCTTGTCTCCAccatatgctccttcgtctttcaAATGGATATTGTTAGATGCTCCGTGCAGTGCACTTGGTCAGAGACCACAAATGCAGACAAAGTGTTCCCTCAAGGAACTGAAATCCTTTCCGGTTGTTCAACAACAGCTCTTGGCAAATGCAGTCAAGCTGCTGAAATCGGGAGGAGCTCTTGTGTACAGTACATGCACTATTGTccctgaagaaaatgaaaagatggtGAGATGGGTATTAGATCATTTTAAGGACGTAGAGTTAATAGACAGTCAACCAAAGATTGGGCAGCCAGGGTTACGAAACTGTGGGTTGGACAGTTACCAATGCAGAAAAGTGCAGAGGTTTGGTTTTGTAGATAATGAAGGGGACGTTCCACACTCGTATCCTACTGACTATGACAGAGATACAATTGGATTTTTTATTGCTTCATTTAGAAAGTTATAA